The following nucleotide sequence is from Solea senegalensis isolate Sse05_10M linkage group LG19, IFAPA_SoseM_1, whole genome shotgun sequence.
AGTCATAGCCTCTGATTTTGGTCATGTCCTCCGGCAGGTCGCAAGAGGGCTTGAGGACGGCTTCCATAGCAAGAGAGGGGGCGTTGCTTGTCATCTCTtcagtggggaaaaaagtgtAAGTAGCATGGTTATAAATTATAATCAGGCAGGTGCACAATGATCTTCTTAGTCTGTGGTTACAAGTATCAGCACTGTTCTTATAGATGCAAAGTAAGAGCACAAAACTGCACTGCTGAAGGGTTGACCAAGGGTTGTTTTATAGAATCACCAATATTATTGAGTTATTACAAATATTGTGCCACTGTGGCTCTTCTACCGACTCTCCTTCTTGGTCATTTACTCTCAAGCTCTCAAAATGTTTTCCTTTCCATTCACCTTTATCAAATTTATGTTCAAGTAGCGCTTTTTTGTAAACTTTTCTTTCTAACATGTGTTATCACCAGCCGCCATTGGATCCCACCTCTGTGCCATTTACAGTACAACTACATGTTTCGATTACGTACCGTGTAGAAGCTGAGCTAAGACCAACTCTAGTAGCTTTGTATTAGCAAGGTTATTAAAATCTGAACCGGTATTACAATGTGGAATCGTGTAGAAAATACAGGGTCCATGTGACGAAACAAGCTAACTAGGAGTTTGTCTTTAAGCACAATTAAATAAGTGAGGACGGGTCCAAACCTACCGGTTCTTGAAGAGACGTAAGAATATGACGATGGTTAAGTGGAGAACTGACGTTACAGGACAAGAAAGAGGCTGTTAGTGAAAACCGTGAAAgctatttttttgaaaacattcaaTGAATGTCTTGAGGGGTGTGCGCTAGCTCTCACTACGGAAAGTGTGAAGGAACAAACTTAACTAAATTGCCTTTAGCAATCctctttaattaaatgaattagtctaaataaaaggttttatgTGTGGCGGGAATACTGTATGTCCATACAtaggtgtgtacacacacacgtattaaaacatgtaaataaataaatacatttaaataaatacacgttgaacgtgtgtttgtgacaaGCGCGCAATTTGATGACGACATGATCGTGCACCGGATGCAGTGTCAGTCAACAGTTTCGCCGACATTCGACGACTGGCAATATATCAGCAATCTATGcaatttaatgtgtttattggtCGACAATTCCGAGTCAGTTAACAAATATTGTctagctgttttttgtttttataattttacaTCAAAGCACTGGTCTCCACAATGACAATGATGTAAAGGTACGAATGGAAAACGCACTTCAAAGTCAACGGCATGAGTATCGAGCATTCCTATATCCTATTCCATTTTTTCGCACAATGCACATGTTCTAGTTTTATGTTTACATAGCGACTGTTGCCTCCATTTTGTTGCATATACTCAAGGGAACTACGATGGAGATATACTCACAGAGTGGAATAGACGGTCACGTTTGGCTGGTCAGGTGTGTCTATTTTTTGAAGCAAGCCAACTGCGTGCTGCGTTTCACTTGTGGTCAATTTTTGTAGTAGGCTTTTTGGAAAATAATGTCACAGTGTGTTTGGATTTATGTCCATAGATTACACAGTTTAACACATGCAACCAACAAAACAGTATAGAGGACGTTTCGCGCTGCTTCGCCCTGCATTTGTCAGCCATTTTCAgggaaaacatgaatgaatcGGTGGCATCAACGTACGATGAGCAGGGTGGACCGGACCCAGTGGAACAGCTAAGCAAACAGCCTCCAGATCTAGAGTGGTAAGACTTTGATTTATCCTCAGTTGAGTGGCAGTTGGTGACAATGATAAACAAGTCATGCTTGTCCTTGTATTCCTTCCAGTCTTCAGCCTGCTGGTCACCAATCTTCAGCAGGTGTTGGCCCCTCCTCACCTTTGGCTGAGACAAGTGGCTTGTTGTCTTTACCATGGGAGCTGATAATCCAAATTGCTTCACACCTACCTGCACAGTGCGTCACCTCTGTGCTGCCAAAGGTAAGTTAATTTAGTTGTTTGACAATGGTTAGTGTCAAATTAGTTCATGCTATGCTAGCAATGCCTATCACCTCTGCACAACATCtttctcagtatagctgtgtttccatcgcATGTTGCCCGCTAACATTCCCACACTGCCCACTGGAAGTGACTGGTTTGTGTCAAGACAGAGACAACATCAGCATTGTGGTAGTGTAGCGAGATTGCTGCAAATAACTTGTaccatgaataaaaacacaaagtgccCTTAAAAACACCTTTGTTGTTAATCAGTTTGATGGGATATGCGCTTCCTGCATGCAACATGtctatatgtactgtatatatttgtaatatATATAGTTATTTCTATGTGCATGTGCAAGTACACCCTTGTAATagtaaaatcactcaaaaatgccCCATCATGCCATAAATCAGAAGCTTCATTTGACAGATCTtgcagattttgggattatcttgaatctcttctcctctttctagGTCTGTCAGGCATTAGGTAGTGTGAGTAAGGACATCACAGCTTGGCAACTCCGAGCTCATAAGTTAACAGGAACCCAAACTCCCTTTCCAGTGGGGCCAAGGGAGGATTTTGATTGGCCTACTGCTTGCCTCGAGATGGAGCAGCTTATAAACAGCTGGACAAGCCACACACATCTTTTAGCCAAACACACCCAAGAAGATGAGGAGGGAAGGAATCAAGGGAGGCAGCAGCAAGGGGCAGTTCAGGGAGAAGAACCAGTTCCAGAAGGACAGGGAGATGGTGGAGGGGCTGAGGTAGAAGGGGCACGAGTGGTTGCACTGGAGGCTgcatgtggtggtggtgatgaaggGGTGGAGGTGGCAGTAGAAAGTGATAATGGGGACATGCAGCCCACACCACCAGCACTGGAATGCATCACCATTCAAACAGACCACATTGCCCAAATTGACTCAGTCCTCCTGGTAGGAGGAGAGGGGACAGTTTGTGCTACTGGTTCCAGAGACTGGAATGTTAAACTGTGGGATCTTCACACAAACTCTAGTGGTGCACTGCTGCACAGTTTGGGAGGTCCAAGAAACTTCAGTACTCATCAGGGCTGGGTCTGGTGCCTGGCATCTCAGGGATCTCTACTGGCTTCAGGGGGCTTCGACAGCACAGTGAGGCTGTGGGACCTGCAGTCAGGTGGTGCAGAGAGGGGTCTAATCAGAGCTGGGGCCACTGTCCTCTGCCTGTCCTATCAATCGGATGTGTTGCTCGCTGGGACATTTGACAAGAGGATCAGCATGTATGACACCAGAGGTGGGGGAGTGTTGAAATATAACTTGCATGACAGACATGATGAGTATGCTTGAGTTTGCTTTTATGAACATAGTACAGTTAACACTTGaatcaacatttgttttgttcaaattcaTAATAAAGTGACAcgttctttttttatgttacaaTATTATCTCCAGCGGCTGAACCCCTGGTGAAGAGTCTCCGTCTCCATGGTAGTGCTGTAATGTGCCTAGCTGCAGATGACAAGTACATTATCTCTGGGAGTAAAGACTGTAGTGTGGCTGTGTTTGACCGTAGGGCAGGCAAAGGCTTGAAGAAAATTCAGGTAGATGCACCCAAACACTCACATGGTGAAAATACcctgattttaaacataaacataaactcaAACCAACCTGTCCATTTCTAGCTGAAGTCATACTTGCTGTCCATGAGCTACAGTGGTAGTGAAGTATGGGCAGGAGACAACAATGGCTTGCTCCACTCCTATTCCATGCAAGAGGGAACTTTGAAACCCCTGCTCCAATTTGATGTGGGACACAAAGCTCTGATTACTGGCATCCACAGGTCCCCTGGGAGCCTTTACACCTGTTCATCTGATTCTACTCTCAAGGTAGAAATAAAGTCCTTGTTACATCTATGTGGCCAACTATGCTTCAAAATTACTGCTTTATAAATCTCTGTATTGCAGGTCCACGTTCCTTGTGCACCTCCAAGGACATTATGCACAATGTATCATGAAGCCGGAGTCAACGGGGTTagtgcttttatttaatttaaaaaatattatatttatcatttctGAAATGTTCCCAGCTTCATTACCATCTCACCCATTCCCCTCTTGTGTCTTTCTAAAAACCATCAGCTCAGTGTGGATGCTGGAGTCCTTGCTGTAGCAACAAGGGATATGTTTGTAGAAGTCTGGAGGCCCAGGAAATGAAAGAGCAACACTTGGAACCTACAGTATGTGGCAGCAGTAAAAGCAGGTGGAGGCAAAACCAGAAGCTTTCAGTACTATACTGATCTTGCAGCATTTTTGAATTCAGGATttctaccactactactacacaGAGGTGGGTAGAGTAgccaaaaaatgactcaagtaaaagtactgttactttaagataatgactcaagtagaagtaaaattacacatgaaaataattacTTGAGTAAGATTAAAAAAGTATGCAGTGAAAAGACTACTCAAGAGCACAAGTACTGAGTTTCAGgccttttgatttatttttaaaatattcagagcaacaaaaatggtacaaaatagacacaacataatgttaaacagcaatgttcaaattaagatatattaaataataatattttaaataaaacaataaatgcgGTCATTCTACGGGAAATTAAATACATCACCCTTTAactaaaagtacaataaattaGGATTATCCAATTcagataataataaagaaagctATTAAAAATTAAGTAACGATCGTCACTTAGCCAAATGGAACGGCTTGAAAGTACCattctttctttaaatatatactcaagtaaaagtaaaagtagtatgttgcaataaaactactcctaaaattacaatttatcCATAAAGTTTCTCAAGTATTTGTAACGGAGTAAATGTAGTGCGTTACTACCCACCTCTGCTACTacatacaacatacatacataaatagcTCTCCCTCGCAGTTTGCTGGGTATATTAATATGCTAatttaacaaatgaaatgaacaaatgcaAATTCAGACAGTTGGTACAACACATGGTcatacactttattttattttgctgcacagacaaacagactactgctttatcctccacatgaaggtcacgaGGCCGCTTcagccgatcccagctgacaaagtgCGAAAGGCATGGTCTCCCCATGGACAGGTCGCCatgtccatcgcagggcaaacatacagacacgaacaaccattcactctcatactcactCCTCCGGTCACTTacagtcaatggagagtgtccatgtaacctctgcatgtttttggactgtgggaggaaactggaggaaaAAACTCACATCACGAGgagataaatgtttaaaatgtgtaataaatatcTTTTGAAAAGAGCGCAACCAATTGTATAGCTATattgcaattttaaaaaaaaataccctcTTTGATTCAGTTGAGCTATCGCTACCGACAATAAGCTCATATTGAAAAGATATTGCTTATACTTGTCACAGCCACCATTTTGTGAAACTCAGATCTTTTAAAGACAATGTTTTTGAAGAGTTCTCTAACTTGCAGCCCATGGATCAAAGGCGGGGCTGCTAGAGACGCTACATCGTGGAATgagcacagagaaacaaaggCTCGCTTAAGCTGTTAGACAGGCCTTTTGAGGTTGTTTTTCCTCTAAttgtcagagaaaaaaacactggttCTACAAGAAAGGTGAGGTTTGGTGTACatgcaaatataaacatttacccACAATGACTTCACATATCCTGTAACAACATATGTGCACATAATAATGAAGAAGGGATAGAATGAAGACAGAATACTGAGTATGTTAATTAGTAATTGGCAGTAAACGGTgaacaatattttattatagtaataataatacaatggGTTATATATTCATTACATTATTAAATGGATTACATTCAACACTAAGTTGTTTTAGTTATAGTTGTCCTTGcgtgattattttatttattttgtgtcataattagacttttttcttttattgttccacagcaaaacaaaatgcaacatCATGAATGTATGATatgattttaatatattttgtcCACCTCTATTAACCAGTTTTTGGCGGGGCTTTGgacatttttttcacttgaccagcCACATCCTGAAAACCCTGA
It contains:
- the fbxw9 gene encoding F-box/WD repeat-containing protein 9 — protein: MNESVASTYDEQGGPDPVEQLSKQPPDLECLQPAGHQSSAGVGPSSPLAETSGLLSLPWELIIQIASHLPAQCVTSVLPKVCQALGSVSKDITAWQLRAHKLTGTQTPFPVGPREDFDWPTACLEMEQLINSWTSHTHLLAKHTQEDEEGRNQGRQQQGAVQGEEPVPEGQGDGGGAEVEGARVVALEAACGGGDEGVEVAVESDNGDMQPTPPALECITIQTDHIAQIDSVLLVGGEGTVCATGSRDWNVKLWDLHTNSSGALLHSLGGPRNFSTHQGWVWCLASQGSLLASGGFDSTVRLWDLQSGGAERGLIRAGATVLCLSYQSDVLLAGTFDKRISMYDTRAAEPLVKSLRLHGSAVMCLAADDKYIISGSKDCSVAVFDRRAGKGLKKIQLKSYLLSMSYSGSEVWAGDNNGLLHSYSMQEGTLKPLLQFDVGHKALITGIHRSPGSLYTCSSDSTLKVHVPCAPPRTLCTMYHEAGVNGLSVDAGVLAVATRDMFVEVWRPRK